Proteins encoded in a region of the Panicum hallii strain FIL2 chromosome 3, PHallii_v3.1, whole genome shotgun sequence genome:
- the LOC112884820 gene encoding mitogen-activated protein kinase 14 isoform X1, with amino-acid sequence MQHDLKKKAPSEMDFFTEYGEGSRYKIEEVIGKGSYGVVCSALDTHTGEKVAIKKINDIFEHVSDATRILREIKLLRLLRHPDIVEIKHILLPPSRREFRDIYVVFELMESDLHQVIKANDDLTPEHYQFFLYQLLRGLKYIHTANVFHRDLKPKNILANADCKLKICDFGLARVAFNDTPTAIFWTDYVATRWYRAPELCGSFFSKYTPAIDIWSIGCIFAELLTGKPLFPGKNVVHQLDIITDLLGTPSPEAISRIRNEKARRYLSSMRRKKPVPFTQKFPNADPLALNLLERMLAFEPKDRPSAEEALADPYFKNIANVDREPSAQAVTKLEFEFERRRVTKDDIRELIYREILEYHPKMLREFLEGTESSGFMYPSAVDHFKKQFAFLEEHYAKGSTGTPPERQHNSLPRPSVVYSDNRQQSTANITEDLSKCLIRENTQKTQQHSASVAANKFPLHVPHGAATRPGKAVGSVLQYNPGTASATEQYDQRRVARHPAIAPNNIPSGSSYPRRNQTCKSETGDAERMDVNQAGQPKPYAANKLPATVDGRGGHW; translated from the exons GCACCTTCAGAAATGGATTTTTTCACGGAATATGGTGAGGGCAGCAGGTACAAGATAGAAGAGGTCATAGGGAAAGGGAGCTACGGTGTGGTTTGCTCTGCCCTGGACACCCATACTGGCGAAAAGGTTGCTATAAAGAAGATAAATGACATCTTCGAGCATGTGTCTGATGCGACAAGGATACTCCGTGAGATCAAGTTGCTTAGACTACTGCGACATCCAGATATTGTGGAAATAAAACATATTCTACTTCCTCCGTCAAGGAGAGAATTCAGGGATATATATGTAGTTTTTGAACTCATGGAGTCTGATTTGCACCAAGTTATAAAGGCTAATGATGACTTGACCCCAGAGCACTATCAGTTTTTCTTGTATCAGTTGCTTCGAGGATTGAAATACATACATACAG CAAATGTATTTCATCGAGATCTGAAACCAAAAAATATTCTGGCAAATGCTGATTGCAAGCTCAAAATATGCGACTTCGGCCTGGCCAGAGTAGCTTTCAATGATACTCCAACTGCCATCTTTTGGACG GATTATGTTGCAACTAGGTGGTACCGAGCACCTGAGCTGTGTGGATCTTTTTTCTCCAAG TATACACCAGCGATAGATATATGGAGTATTGGCTGTATATTTGCAGAACTATTAACTGGAAAACCTCTTTTCCCTGGGAAAAATGTGGTACATCAACTCGATATAATTACAGATCTCCTGGGAACACCTTCTCCAGAAGCAATATCTAGG ATTCGAAATGAGAAGGCTAGGCGCTACTTGAGCAGTATGAGGCGGAAAAAGCCTGTACCGTTCACACAGAAGTTCCCAAATGCAGATCCACTTGCACTAAATTTGCTGGAGCGAATGCTAGCTTTTGAGCCAAAAGACAGGCCAAGTGCTGAAGAG GCTCTTGCTGATCCTTATTTCAAGAATATAGCCAATGTGGATAGAGAACCTTCTGCACAGGCTGTCACAAAGCTTGAATTTGAGTTTGAGAGGCGGAGAGTTACAAAGGATGACATAAGGGAACTCATATATAGAGAGATTCTTGAGTATCATCCAAAGATGTTGAGAGAATTTCTTGAGGGAACTGAGTCAAGTGGTTTCATGTACCCAAG TGCAGTAGATCATTTTAAAAAGCAGTTCGCGTTTCTTGAGGAACATTATGCCAAGGGTTCTACAGGAACCCCACCTGAGAGGCAACATAACTCATTGCCACG GCCTTCTGTTGTCTATTCGGATAACCGACAACAAAGCACAGCCAACATCACGGAGGATCTTTCCAAGTGTTTAATCAGAGAAAATACACAAAAGACACAGCAACATTCTGCTTCAGTTGCTGCAAATAAATTTCCACTCCATGTTCCTCATG GTGCTGCCACGAGACCTGGTAAAGCAGTTGGTTCAGTGCTGCAGTACAACCCCGGTACAGCATCTGCTACTGAACAGTATGACCAACGAAGGGTCGCTAGGCACCCAGCAATTGCCCCAAACAATATCCCTTCTGGAAGCTCATACCCTAGAAGAAATCAGACCTGCAAGAGCGAGACAGGTGATGCAGAAAGGATGGACGTGAACCAAGCTGGACAGCCAAAGCCATATGCAGCAAACAAGTTACCTGCTACCGTGGATGGTCGTGGTGGCCACTGGTAG
- the LOC112884820 gene encoding mitogen-activated protein kinase 14 isoform X2, giving the protein MDFFTEYGEGSRYKIEEVIGKGSYGVVCSALDTHTGEKVAIKKINDIFEHVSDATRILREIKLLRLLRHPDIVEIKHILLPPSRREFRDIYVVFELMESDLHQVIKANDDLTPEHYQFFLYQLLRGLKYIHTANVFHRDLKPKNILANADCKLKICDFGLARVAFNDTPTAIFWTDYVATRWYRAPELCGSFFSKYTPAIDIWSIGCIFAELLTGKPLFPGKNVVHQLDIITDLLGTPSPEAISRIRNEKARRYLSSMRRKKPVPFTQKFPNADPLALNLLERMLAFEPKDRPSAEEALADPYFKNIANVDREPSAQAVTKLEFEFERRRVTKDDIRELIYREILEYHPKMLREFLEGTESSGFMYPSAVDHFKKQFAFLEEHYAKGSTGTPPERQHNSLPRPSVVYSDNRQQSTANITEDLSKCLIRENTQKTQQHSASVAANKFPLHVPHGAATRPGKAVGSVLQYNPGTASATEQYDQRRVARHPAIAPNNIPSGSSYPRRNQTCKSETGDAERMDVNQAGQPKPYAANKLPATVDGRGGHW; this is encoded by the exons ATGGATTTTTTCACGGAATATGGTGAGGGCAGCAGGTACAAGATAGAAGAGGTCATAGGGAAAGGGAGCTACGGTGTGGTTTGCTCTGCCCTGGACACCCATACTGGCGAAAAGGTTGCTATAAAGAAGATAAATGACATCTTCGAGCATGTGTCTGATGCGACAAGGATACTCCGTGAGATCAAGTTGCTTAGACTACTGCGACATCCAGATATTGTGGAAATAAAACATATTCTACTTCCTCCGTCAAGGAGAGAATTCAGGGATATATATGTAGTTTTTGAACTCATGGAGTCTGATTTGCACCAAGTTATAAAGGCTAATGATGACTTGACCCCAGAGCACTATCAGTTTTTCTTGTATCAGTTGCTTCGAGGATTGAAATACATACATACAG CAAATGTATTTCATCGAGATCTGAAACCAAAAAATATTCTGGCAAATGCTGATTGCAAGCTCAAAATATGCGACTTCGGCCTGGCCAGAGTAGCTTTCAATGATACTCCAACTGCCATCTTTTGGACG GATTATGTTGCAACTAGGTGGTACCGAGCACCTGAGCTGTGTGGATCTTTTTTCTCCAAG TATACACCAGCGATAGATATATGGAGTATTGGCTGTATATTTGCAGAACTATTAACTGGAAAACCTCTTTTCCCTGGGAAAAATGTGGTACATCAACTCGATATAATTACAGATCTCCTGGGAACACCTTCTCCAGAAGCAATATCTAGG ATTCGAAATGAGAAGGCTAGGCGCTACTTGAGCAGTATGAGGCGGAAAAAGCCTGTACCGTTCACACAGAAGTTCCCAAATGCAGATCCACTTGCACTAAATTTGCTGGAGCGAATGCTAGCTTTTGAGCCAAAAGACAGGCCAAGTGCTGAAGAG GCTCTTGCTGATCCTTATTTCAAGAATATAGCCAATGTGGATAGAGAACCTTCTGCACAGGCTGTCACAAAGCTTGAATTTGAGTTTGAGAGGCGGAGAGTTACAAAGGATGACATAAGGGAACTCATATATAGAGAGATTCTTGAGTATCATCCAAAGATGTTGAGAGAATTTCTTGAGGGAACTGAGTCAAGTGGTTTCATGTACCCAAG TGCAGTAGATCATTTTAAAAAGCAGTTCGCGTTTCTTGAGGAACATTATGCCAAGGGTTCTACAGGAACCCCACCTGAGAGGCAACATAACTCATTGCCACG GCCTTCTGTTGTCTATTCGGATAACCGACAACAAAGCACAGCCAACATCACGGAGGATCTTTCCAAGTGTTTAATCAGAGAAAATACACAAAAGACACAGCAACATTCTGCTTCAGTTGCTGCAAATAAATTTCCACTCCATGTTCCTCATG GTGCTGCCACGAGACCTGGTAAAGCAGTTGGTTCAGTGCTGCAGTACAACCCCGGTACAGCATCTGCTACTGAACAGTATGACCAACGAAGGGTCGCTAGGCACCCAGCAATTGCCCCAAACAATATCCCTTCTGGAAGCTCATACCCTAGAAGAAATCAGACCTGCAAGAGCGAGACAGGTGATGCAGAAAGGATGGACGTGAACCAAGCTGGACAGCCAAAGCCATATGCAGCAAACAAGTTACCTGCTACCGTGGATGGTCGTGGTGGCCACTGGTAG